The proteins below are encoded in one region of Bremerella sp. P1:
- a CDS encoding glycoside hydrolase family 71/99-like protein, whose protein sequence is MQIWASLFLPRVLGKWLIVVCFAAISMTTSLLFAQQSQPVDATTLDGKVMCGYQAWFRCPDDGTNSAWQHWSRRPTITSQSLTFQMWPDLSEFTPSEKYAVPGMTYPDGTPAYLYSSVHQKTIERHFQWMQQYGIDGVFVQRFLVNLRQPSFDTILEHVRTSAKDTGRTFGICYDLSGYPADRIVDRLTDDWKQLCDERKVTRDERYLDHNGLPVVFIWGLYPDRFSADIAHQLIDFFHEEGPYHATVIGGVPPDWRSENNARWASAFRKLDVISPWNVGNIEVRNGEKVAHTHVWQEDLTEAKQSGARFLPVIYPGFNWMNLKGPLAQKDTISRRDGEFMWEQFVAAKKLGSGMAYVAMFDEVDEATAIYKVTNDPPLEANCATYEGLPSDWYLRLTGEGTKMIRGDTPLSERIPIRP, encoded by the coding sequence ATGCAAATCTGGGCATCCCTTTTCCTGCCCCGCGTGTTGGGTAAGTGGCTGATCGTTGTATGCTTCGCGGCGATCAGCATGACGACGAGCCTTCTATTCGCCCAACAGTCGCAGCCGGTCGATGCGACCACGCTCGATGGCAAGGTGATGTGCGGCTATCAGGCTTGGTTTCGTTGCCCCGACGACGGAACGAACTCCGCTTGGCAGCATTGGAGCCGTCGGCCGACGATCACATCGCAGTCGCTTACCTTTCAGATGTGGCCTGACCTGTCGGAGTTCACGCCCTCGGAAAAGTATGCGGTCCCCGGCATGACTTATCCTGACGGAACGCCTGCGTACCTTTACAGCAGCGTGCACCAGAAGACGATCGAGCGTCACTTCCAGTGGATGCAGCAGTACGGTATCGACGGCGTGTTTGTGCAGCGGTTTCTGGTCAACCTACGGCAGCCGTCATTCGATACCATCCTGGAACACGTTCGCACTTCGGCCAAGGATACCGGGCGAACGTTTGGCATCTGCTACGATTTGTCAGGCTATCCGGCCGATCGCATCGTCGATCGATTGACCGACGATTGGAAGCAGCTTTGTGACGAGCGCAAGGTGACCCGCGACGAGCGTTACCTCGATCACAATGGCTTGCCGGTCGTTTTTATCTGGGGGCTCTACCCGGATCGATTCTCGGCCGACATTGCCCATCAACTGATCGACTTTTTCCACGAAGAAGGCCCTTACCACGCGACGGTCATTGGGGGTGTCCCGCCAGATTGGCGGAGTGAGAATAACGCACGCTGGGCATCGGCGTTTCGTAAGCTTGATGTGATCAGCCCCTGGAACGTGGGTAACATCGAGGTGCGCAATGGAGAAAAGGTCGCCCACACGCACGTGTGGCAAGAAGATTTGACCGAAGCCAAACAATCCGGCGCCAGGTTTCTGCCGGTCATCTATCCCGGCTTCAATTGGATGAATCTAAAAGGTCCGCTGGCTCAAAAAGATACCATCTCACGCCGCGACGGTGAGTTCATGTGGGAACAGTTTGTGGCGGCGAAGAAGTTAGGCAGCGGGATGGCGTATGTCGCGATGTTTGACGAAGTCGACGAGGCCACGGCAATCTACAAGGTGACCAACGACCCGCCGTTGGAAGCCAACTGTGCGACCTACGAGGGACTGCCGTCCGATTGGTACCTGCGGCTAACCGGCGAAGGCACCAAGATGATCCGCGGGGATACGCCCTTGAGCGAGCGAATCCCCATCCGACCTTAA
- a CDS encoding MOSC domain-containing protein — protein sequence MNDQQFLTAFESCTLPQEEWTHLAHVRAAVLIASQNTWPEAVRLMRSRIQAYNAATNTPEELERGYHETLTLAFMRLIYTACQKDGSFTNAAAFMDRHPELLEKKAILRYYSRERILTWDAKQRFVPPDIQPLPNLIGETMPEHLTLEQLHDGLPHIQESPTDDGKLDAIVIRPKTDERSQLAFCELSLEGGVHGDNWALGCWKSLPDGSPHPDVQIAITNSRAIDLIAGDTGRWALAGDNLYVDFDLSEDNLSAGQQLAIGDVVLEITEIPHNGCKKFSDRFGSDALKFVNSAVGKQLHLRGIYARVVKSGIVRVGDRIRKLSAT from the coding sequence ATGAACGATCAGCAGTTCCTGACAGCATTTGAATCTTGCACGCTTCCTCAAGAAGAGTGGACGCATTTGGCGCACGTTCGCGCGGCGGTGCTGATTGCCTCGCAAAATACGTGGCCTGAAGCGGTCCGCTTGATGCGTTCGCGGATTCAGGCCTATAACGCGGCGACCAATACGCCAGAGGAGCTTGAGCGAGGCTATCACGAAACGCTGACCCTGGCATTCATGCGGCTGATCTACACGGCTTGCCAGAAGGATGGCAGTTTCACCAATGCGGCCGCATTCATGGATCGGCATCCGGAACTGCTCGAGAAGAAGGCCATCCTGCGTTACTATTCGCGCGAGCGAATCTTAACATGGGACGCGAAGCAGCGGTTCGTCCCGCCTGATATTCAACCCCTTCCCAATTTGATAGGCGAAACGATGCCTGAGCATCTGACGTTAGAGCAGCTCCACGACGGTCTTCCCCATATCCAAGAGTCGCCGACCGACGATGGCAAGCTGGATGCGATCGTCATACGCCCCAAAACCGACGAGCGAAGCCAGTTGGCCTTCTGCGAACTAAGCCTCGAAGGTGGCGTGCATGGCGACAACTGGGCGCTGGGCTGTTGGAAATCGCTGCCGGACGGTTCGCCTCATCCCGACGTCCAAATCGCCATCACGAACTCGCGAGCGATCGACCTGATCGCAGGAGACACAGGGCGATGGGCACTGGCCGGAGACAATCTTTACGTCGACTTCGATTTGTCGGAAGACAACCTCTCGGCCGGCCAGCAACTGGCGATCGGGGACGTCGTGCTGGAAATCACTGAGATCCCGCACAACGGCTGCAAGAAGTTTTCAGACCGTTTCGGAAGCGATGCCCTGAAGTTCGTCAACTCTGCCGTAGGCAAACAACTGCATCTGCGCGGCATCTATGCCCGGGTGGTGAAGTCGGGCATCGTGCGTGTGGGCGATCGTATTCGGAAGTTATCAGCCACTTAA
- the glsA gene encoding glutaminase A: protein MNSSQNGTGESPSHLDALLTRMKSAASPLREVLREIHSKYASVDDGEVASYIPELAKANPAWFGISAVSVEGQAIDVGDSDQQFTIQSASKPFMFGLALEDHGREHVLSKIGVQPIGEAFNSITLDQVANRPFNPMINAGAIAAADLVKGKDYPERVTRTIDMFSRYCGRTVYVDNSVFTSERMTGHRNRAIGHLMLNFDMVSDQLDETLELYFQQCSLLVTCHDLAVMGATLANGGVNPITGVRAIDAEYVKDLLSVMHTCGMYDYAGEWAYRIGIPAKSGVGGGIVAVIPGQGGIGTFSPKLDVKGNSVRGIKVFEDLAQRYGLHVFEADDKKQSLVSQFSPPK, encoded by the coding sequence ATGAACTCGTCTCAAAACGGCACCGGTGAGTCCCCCTCGCACTTGGATGCTTTGCTCACGCGGATGAAGTCTGCTGCATCTCCTTTGCGGGAAGTACTGCGTGAGATCCATTCCAAATACGCGTCGGTCGACGATGGTGAGGTTGCCAGCTACATTCCGGAACTGGCCAAGGCCAACCCGGCGTGGTTTGGAATTTCGGCGGTCTCTGTCGAAGGTCAGGCCATTGATGTTGGCGACAGCGATCAGCAGTTCACGATTCAGTCCGCCTCGAAACCGTTCATGTTTGGACTCGCCCTGGAAGATCATGGTCGAGAACACGTGCTTTCCAAGATTGGCGTGCAGCCGATTGGCGAGGCCTTCAATTCCATCACGCTCGATCAAGTCGCTAATCGACCGTTCAACCCGATGATCAACGCCGGAGCAATCGCGGCCGCCGACCTGGTCAAAGGGAAGGACTATCCCGAGCGGGTCACGCGGACGATCGATATGTTCAGCCGCTACTGTGGACGCACCGTTTACGTCGACAACTCGGTCTTTACGTCCGAGCGGATGACCGGTCACCGGAATCGTGCGATCGGGCACTTGATGCTCAACTTTGACATGGTGAGCGATCAACTCGATGAAACGCTCGAGCTTTACTTTCAGCAGTGCAGCTTGCTGGTAACCTGCCATGATCTGGCGGTGATGGGAGCGACCTTAGCTAACGGCGGCGTGAACCCGATCACAGGCGTGCGAGCGATTGATGCCGAGTACGTCAAAGACCTGCTCAGTGTGATGCATACCTGCGGTATGTACGACTACGCTGGCGAATGGGCTTATCGAATCGGCATCCCGGCCAAGAGCGGCGTCGGCGGTGGTATCGTGGCCGTGATTCCTGGTCAGGGAGGCATCGGCACCTTCTCGCCGAAGCTCGACGTCAAAGGCAACAGCGTTCGCGGAATCAAAGTCTTCGAGGATCTCGCCCAGCGCTACGGGCTGCATGTCTTCGAGGCGGACGACAAAAAGCAATCGCTCGTCAGTCAGTTCTCGCCACCGAAGTAG
- a CDS encoding M14-type cytosolic carboxypeptidase, translating to MRCLAILVLFLFGYANVLLAGELRIDSDFSGGSAKVIEIDQEKRLVRIEPEANPQRGWECWWYFQVSGIEPGETITLDVGNAPWATPDQAAVSTDNITWQQTAPGKRDGKRIVYRHKADGETCWFAWGPPFRVEDAQRLVKESAQSSPHATAFELCQTRAGRPVPALRVQEEGVPNKQRKGIWIQARQHAWESGSSWVCQGLVHWLLSDDPRASVLRQKSRITIVPVMDIDNVAIGAGGKNQIPQDHNRDWSDQPHWNSVKVAQQQILEQDKAGTFDLFVDLHNPGANDKKPYFYTTTTDQLTDEGKSNLEHFLATSQLEITGPLAFKGETRESGPSYDKNWTKISKNWVTKHTADRVVAVTLETSWNTPNSHQGGYMTVGRQLGMAIERYFRTMP from the coding sequence ATGCGCTGCCTTGCGATTCTCGTCCTGTTTCTATTTGGTTACGCCAACGTGCTTTTGGCTGGGGAACTTCGCATCGATAGCGACTTCTCTGGCGGGTCGGCGAAGGTGATCGAGATTGACCAAGAGAAGCGTCTTGTTCGGATCGAGCCTGAGGCGAATCCGCAGCGGGGCTGGGAGTGCTGGTGGTACTTTCAGGTCAGCGGTATCGAGCCAGGTGAAACGATCACGCTCGATGTGGGCAACGCCCCGTGGGCGACGCCTGATCAAGCGGCGGTAAGCACTGACAACATCACCTGGCAGCAAACAGCCCCAGGCAAACGAGACGGCAAGCGGATCGTCTACCGGCACAAGGCCGACGGCGAGACTTGCTGGTTCGCGTGGGGGCCGCCGTTTCGTGTGGAAGATGCTCAGCGCTTGGTCAAAGAGTCAGCCCAGAGCAGTCCGCATGCAACCGCCTTCGAGCTATGCCAAACACGTGCCGGTCGGCCGGTTCCTGCTCTGCGAGTCCAAGAAGAAGGCGTCCCCAACAAACAGCGCAAAGGGATCTGGATTCAAGCTCGACAACATGCCTGGGAGTCTGGCTCGAGTTGGGTTTGCCAAGGCCTGGTACATTGGCTGCTCAGTGACGATCCACGTGCCAGCGTCCTGCGGCAAAAGTCGCGGATCACGATCGTACCGGTGATGGACATCGACAACGTGGCGATCGGGGCAGGGGGGAAGAACCAGATCCCACAAGATCACAACCGGGACTGGAGCGACCAGCCTCACTGGAACAGTGTGAAAGTCGCTCAGCAGCAGATCCTCGAACAGGACAAGGCCGGAACGTTCGACCTGTTTGTCGATCTTCACAATCCCGGTGCCAATGATAAAAAGCCATACTTCTACACCACAACAACCGATCAACTTACCGACGAGGGAAAGAGCAACCTGGAACACTTCCTGGCGACCTCGCAACTGGAGATCACCGGTCCCTTAGCTTTCAAAGGGGAAACGCGCGAGTCAGGCCCCAGCTATGACAAAAATTGGACCAAGATCAGTAAGAACTGGGTGACCAAGCACACGGCCGACCGCGTCGTTGCCGTAACGCTCGAGACTTCTTGGAATACGCCCAATAGCCACCAAGGGGGCTACATGACGGTCGGTCGCCAACTGGGCATGGCCATCGAACGTTACTTTCGCACGATGCCATAA
- a CDS encoding FHA domain-containing protein, which yields MGNNTNEVVLPFTLKLLDSSSGHAIQTWNFSDCQRVTIGRAAENDISLADPQVSRVHVELLARDGAWALVSLGRNGTVLDGALINDEPLNDHAIFQLGPTGPSFQFSTTSESVSSLQTLNEIDPIALDFLMVDEGQLEEEVKNIADTEVFRELQERARKMKDK from the coding sequence ATGGGAAACAATACCAACGAGGTAGTACTTCCGTTTACGCTCAAATTGCTCGACTCCTCAAGCGGACATGCTATTCAGACATGGAACTTCAGTGACTGTCAGCGTGTCACGATCGGACGGGCAGCCGAGAACGATATCAGTCTGGCCGATCCGCAGGTCTCACGAGTGCATGTCGAACTCTTGGCACGCGATGGCGCATGGGCGCTCGTTTCGTTAGGACGCAATGGGACCGTCTTGGACGGGGCGTTAATCAATGACGAGCCGTTGAATGATCACGCGATCTTTCAGCTAGGACCGACTGGGCCGTCATTTCAGTTTTCGACAACCAGTGAATCGGTTTCCAGTCTACAGACACTGAATGAAATCGATCCGATCGCACTCGACTTTCTCATGGTTGACGAAGGCCAATTGGAAGAAGAAGTCAAGAACATCGCCGATACCGAAGTATTTCGAGAGCTGCAGGAACGAGCCCGAAAGATGAAGGACAAGTAG
- a CDS encoding arylsulfatase: MIQRTLLIVALLSCFAANTFAADTKQPNIIYIMLDDAGYNDFGAMGSKHVQTPAFDQMAAEGMRFTDHYSGSAVCAPTRCVLMTGLHTGHCRRRDNQAKANRDKTDDNGLVFLQDEDVTVAEVMQKAGYVTGGIGKWGLGNPGFDGSPDKQGFDHFLGYLDQVHAHSYYTDWLWNDGKRMETGKRYSHYFFEEDTLRFIRENQSKPFFLYLPYTLPHGKYEIPADDPACQIYKDKKWPQQVKNYAAMITRADMTVAKILDLLKELDIDDNTIVFYTSDNGPNPPFLKDLKSNAPFSGIKRSLKEGGIRAAMTVRWPGVVPAGETSDFVWDMRDVFPTACDLAGVDAPGHLDGISVLPTLKGESQAGHPHLYWEFPVRSQQAVRMGKWKGYREGTKSPLELFDLTSDPAETNNLASKHPQIVQQIETIMAQSHVPSEFWPLDSGNKKGKMKR, translated from the coding sequence ATGATTCAACGCACCTTGCTGATAGTCGCTCTACTTTCCTGCTTCGCTGCAAACACCTTCGCTGCCGATACCAAGCAGCCCAACATCATTTACATCATGCTGGACGACGCCGGGTACAACGACTTCGGCGCAATGGGCTCGAAGCATGTGCAAACGCCGGCCTTCGACCAGATGGCTGCTGAAGGGATGCGTTTCACCGATCATTACAGCGGCTCGGCCGTCTGCGCCCCGACGCGTTGCGTGCTGATGACTGGCCTGCACACCGGGCATTGCCGCCGACGCGACAACCAGGCCAAAGCCAATCGCGACAAGACGGATGACAACGGCTTGGTCTTCTTGCAGGACGAAGACGTTACGGTGGCGGAAGTCATGCAGAAGGCGGGCTACGTAACCGGTGGGATCGGCAAGTGGGGGCTCGGCAACCCGGGCTTTGATGGTTCGCCTGACAAGCAGGGCTTCGATCACTTCCTGGGCTACCTCGATCAGGTTCACGCCCATTCGTATTACACCGACTGGCTGTGGAACGATGGCAAGCGGATGGAGACCGGCAAGCGTTACTCGCACTATTTCTTCGAAGAAGACACCCTGCGTTTCATCCGCGAAAACCAAAGCAAGCCGTTCTTCCTTTATCTGCCGTACACCTTGCCGCACGGCAAATACGAAATCCCGGCCGATGATCCGGCCTGTCAAATCTACAAAGACAAGAAGTGGCCACAGCAGGTCAAGAACTACGCGGCGATGATCACCCGCGCCGACATGACCGTGGCCAAGATCCTGGACCTGCTGAAAGAACTCGATATCGACGACAACACGATTGTGTTCTACACCTCAGACAACGGCCCCAACCCGCCGTTCTTGAAAGACCTCAAGTCGAACGCTCCTTTCAGCGGCATCAAACGCAGCTTGAAGGAAGGGGGCATTCGCGCGGCGATGACCGTTCGTTGGCCCGGCGTTGTCCCGGCTGGCGAAACAAGCGACTTCGTGTGGGACATGCGCGACGTTTTTCCAACTGCGTGCGATCTGGCCGGGGTCGATGCTCCTGGGCACCTTGATGGGATCTCGGTACTGCCGACTCTGAAAGGAGAATCGCAAGCAGGACATCCGCATCTGTACTGGGAATTCCCGGTCCGCTCGCAACAGGCCGTGCGAATGGGCAAGTGGAAGGGCTACCGCGAAGGCACCAAGTCGCCGCTTGAGTTGTTTGACCTGACCAGCGATCCTGCCGAGACGAACAACCTGGCCAGTAAGCACCCCCAGATCGTGCAGCAAATCGAAACGATCATGGCCCAGTCGCATGTCCCCAGCGAATTCTGGCCGCTGGACTCCGGCAACAAAAAAGGGAAAATGAAGCGGTAA
- a CDS encoding flotillin-like FloA family protein translates to MDPKSFVYGIFAGLILAVILYGLSSFFSIFRPWLQVMLSGGKASVFQILGMRLRGSNVKLVTEAYIMLVQRGQKVSLSQVESQYIARKQTIMSSHDLMQLVEQNQGMSTPG, encoded by the coding sequence ATGGATCCCAAAAGCTTCGTCTACGGAATCTTCGCAGGTCTAATCCTGGCGGTCATTCTTTACGGGCTGTCGTCCTTCTTCAGTATCTTTCGCCCCTGGTTACAGGTCATGTTGTCTGGCGGTAAAGCGTCCGTCTTTCAAATTCTGGGGATGCGACTGCGTGGCTCGAATGTGAAGTTGGTTACCGAGGCCTACATCATGTTGGTGCAGCGAGGGCAGAAGGTATCGTTGAGTCAGGTCGAATCGCAGTACATTGCCCGCAAACAGACGATCATGTCTAGTCACGACCTGATGCAACTGGTGGAGCAAAACCAGGGGATGTCTACGCCTGGCTAG
- a CDS encoding MinD/ParA family ATP-binding protein, protein MSKIVSIHSFRGGTGKSNVTANLAVTIARAGYRVGIVDTDIQSPGIHVVFHLHEDRVTHCLNDFLWGDCPIEEAAYDVTEAAIGNVADEDERPRVFLVPASIKTSEIGRVLKEGYDVGLLNDGFKRLIQKLNLDFLLIDTHPGVNEETLLSIVISDRLLLVLRPDQQDFQGSSVTLELARRLDVSEVSLIVNKIPPGMDRAQLKSKVESIYNAEVLALLPLNFELVRMASSGLFVNRYPQHPFTRELQLVANALTT, encoded by the coding sequence GTGTCGAAAATCGTATCTATTCACTCCTTTCGCGGGGGCACCGGAAAGTCGAACGTGACTGCCAATCTCGCGGTCACCATTGCCCGAGCTGGGTATCGCGTCGGAATCGTCGATACCGATATTCAGTCGCCCGGCATTCATGTCGTGTTTCACCTGCACGAAGATCGCGTCACCCATTGTCTGAATGACTTTCTGTGGGGCGACTGTCCGATTGAAGAGGCTGCCTACGATGTGACCGAGGCGGCGATCGGCAATGTGGCCGACGAAGACGAACGGCCTCGTGTGTTCCTTGTGCCGGCCAGCATCAAGACTAGCGAGATCGGCCGCGTGCTGAAAGAAGGTTACGACGTTGGTCTGCTCAACGATGGTTTCAAGCGATTGATTCAGAAGTTGAATCTCGACTTCCTGCTCATCGATACGCATCCCGGCGTGAATGAAGAAACGCTGCTGTCGATCGTGATTTCCGATCGCCTGTTGCTCGTGCTGCGGCCCGATCAGCAAGACTTCCAGGGAAGCTCGGTCACCCTGGAATTGGCCCGTCGTCTCGATGTGAGCGAGGTCTCGTTGATCGTCAATAAGATTCCGCCGGGAATGGATCGTGCTCAACTCAAGTCGAAGGTCGAATCGATCTACAACGCAGAGGTTCTGGCCCTGTTGCCGTTGAATTTCGAGTTAGTTCGCATGGCCAGTAGTGGGTTGTTCGTCAATCGTTATCCACAGCATCCTTTCACGCGCGAGTTGCAACTAGTCGCAAACGCGCTGACTACGTAA
- a CDS encoding alpha/beta hydrolase — protein MHKVLLSSAIFLVLATSVLAAKPEGKPTVYKTVGDRELTLYITKPADWKKTDSRPAIVFFHGGGWVGGAPGQFTEHSKHLAEHGMVCVQVEYRLLDRKSDDPPVTCTEDALDAMKWVRSHAKELGIDPDRIATGGGSAGGHLAAYLGTVDQGKQDVSTKPNAMVLFNPVYDNGPGGWGTSRVKDRYKEFSPAHNISADDPPAIVFLGSKDNLIPVATAERFQEAMKKAGVDSELRVYEGQGHGFFNHGKDKNRWYNETVAEMDKFLTSLGWISADSK, from the coding sequence ATGCACAAAGTCCTCCTTTCCTCTGCAATCTTCCTGGTACTCGCCACGTCCGTTCTCGCCGCCAAGCCAGAAGGCAAACCAACCGTCTACAAAACGGTCGGCGACCGCGAACTAACACTCTACATCACGAAGCCCGCTGACTGGAAGAAGACTGACAGCCGACCGGCGATTGTCTTCTTTCATGGCGGCGGCTGGGTTGGGGGTGCCCCGGGTCAATTCACCGAGCACAGTAAACACCTGGCCGAGCACGGTATGGTTTGTGTTCAGGTCGAGTATCGTTTGTTGGATCGCAAAAGCGACGACCCACCGGTTACCTGCACCGAGGATGCTTTGGACGCGATGAAGTGGGTTCGCTCGCACGCCAAGGAGTTAGGTATCGACCCGGATCGTATCGCGACCGGTGGCGGCTCGGCGGGTGGGCACTTGGCCGCTTACCTCGGTACGGTCGACCAAGGGAAACAAGACGTTTCGACCAAGCCCAACGCGATGGTGCTGTTCAATCCGGTTTACGACAACGGTCCCGGCGGCTGGGGAACCTCGCGTGTAAAAGACCGCTACAAGGAATTCTCTCCAGCCCATAACATCAGCGCCGATGATCCTCCTGCAATCGTGTTTCTCGGCTCCAAAGACAATCTGATCCCGGTTGCGACGGCCGAGCGATTTCAGGAAGCGATGAAAAAGGCTGGCGTCGACAGCGAACTTCGCGTGTACGAAGGGCAAGGGCACGGCTTCTTCAATCACGGCAAGGACAAAAACCGCTGGTACAACGAAACCGTGGCCGAGATGGACAAGTTCCTCACCTCTCTCGGATGGATTTCTGCAGACAGCAAATAG
- a CDS encoding dienelactone hydrolase family protein has product MIRCFVSLFLCALSLSTLAAQDVPWLAEVTTPPEDIATKDQAEQTPNNGSQAWESQRNKLRDQWKTFLGAYSFPELPLKLETLEEERLEHCTRRLVRYQAEPGRTVRAYLLFPHDHADAKLPAVVAFHGTNPRTFDKLVGLDAEPERHMGLRLAKQGFVVICPENFLWEQDSYKASTAAALKPHPGSKGMAVMLADGMRAVDVLLSLDNVDPKKIGAYGHSLGAKEALYLAAMDDRICAAVASEGGIEIGFSNWDAVWYLGSDVNKEGFTRKHEELVSLIAGRPFLVLGGETGRGCADGERSWPALCAGQKVWQAFYPEPVRIGLLNHGQGHALPWDAGEKVIQWLVAYVAGRPGE; this is encoded by the coding sequence ATGATTCGCTGCTTCGTCTCGCTGTTCCTATGCGCGCTTTCCCTTTCAACGCTTGCCGCACAAGACGTCCCTTGGCTGGCCGAAGTCACAACGCCACCGGAAGACATCGCGACCAAAGACCAAGCCGAGCAAACTCCCAACAACGGATCGCAGGCATGGGAAAGTCAGCGAAACAAACTCCGCGATCAGTGGAAGACGTTTCTTGGTGCGTACTCGTTTCCCGAACTTCCTTTGAAGTTGGAAACCCTCGAAGAAGAACGCCTGGAACATTGCACCCGGCGATTGGTTCGCTATCAAGCGGAACCAGGACGAACCGTACGGGCCTATCTGCTGTTTCCTCACGACCATGCAGACGCCAAGCTACCGGCGGTCGTCGCGTTTCATGGAACGAACCCACGTACGTTTGACAAACTGGTTGGCCTCGATGCCGAGCCAGAACGTCACATGGGGCTGCGGCTGGCGAAGCAAGGTTTCGTGGTGATCTGTCCGGAGAACTTTTTGTGGGAACAGGACTCGTACAAGGCCTCGACCGCGGCGGCCCTGAAGCCCCATCCCGGCAGCAAAGGAATGGCCGTGATGCTGGCCGATGGCATGCGAGCCGTCGATGTGCTGCTCTCGCTGGATAACGTCGATCCCAAGAAGATCGGAGCCTACGGACACTCGCTCGGGGCGAAGGAAGCATTGTACCTGGCAGCTATGGACGATCGCATCTGCGCGGCGGTTGCCAGTGAAGGCGGTATCGAGATTGGCTTCAGTAACTGGGATGCCGTGTGGTACCTGGGAAGCGATGTTAATAAGGAAGGCTTCACGCGCAAACACGAAGAACTCGTCTCGCTGATCGCCGGGCGACCGTTTCTGGTGTTGGGCGGCGAAACAGGCCGCGGCTGCGCCGATGGCGAGCGTAGCTGGCCGGCACTCTGCGCCGGGCAAAAGGTGTGGCAGGCCTTTTATCCAGAACCGGTACGCATCGGATTGCTAAATCATGGACAAGGTCACGCACTGCCATGGGATGCCGGTGAAAAGGTAATCCAGTGGCTAGTAGCTTACGTGGCAGGTCGCCCAGGGGAGTAG